One part of the Prunus persica cultivar Lovell chromosome G5, Prunus_persica_NCBIv2, whole genome shotgun sequence genome encodes these proteins:
- the LOC18777866 gene encoding basic transcription factor 3 isoform X1, whose amino-acid sequence MQMNREKLMKMAGAVRTGGKGSMRRKKKAVHKTTTTDDKRLQSTLKRIGVNAIPAIEEVNIFKDDVVIQFINPKVQASIAANTWVVSGSPQTKKLQDILPSIISHLGPDNLDNLKKLAEQFQKQAPGGGGGGGTTAQEDDDDDVPELVAGETFEAAAEEKDKEEEKQAS is encoded by the exons ATGCAGATGAATCGGGAGAAACTTATGAAGATGGCCGGTGCAGTTCGCACTGGTGGAAAGGGTAGCATGAGGAG AAAGAAGAAGGCTGTTCACAAGACAACTACCACTGACGATAAAAGGCTTCAGAGCACCCTTAAGAGAATAGGGGTGAATGCTATTCCTGCAATCGAGGAAGTTAACATATTTAAGGATGATGTTGTCATCCAGTTCATAAACCCCAAAG TTCAAGCTTCCATTGCTGCCAATACTTGGGTTGTTAGCGGTTCTCCTCAGACAAAGA AGTTGCAAGATATTCTTCCCAGTATTATCAGCCACTTGG gGCCAGATAACTTGGACAATTTGAAGAAACTGGCAGAGCAGTTCCAGAAGCAAGCacctggtggtggtggtggtggtggaacCACTGCACAAGAGGATGATGACGACGACGTCCCTGAGCTTGTTGCTGGTGAGACCTTTGAAGCCGCTGCAGAGGAGAAGGacaaggaggaggagaagcaaGCTTCTTAG
- the LOC18777933 gene encoding uncharacterized protein LOC18777933, whose amino-acid sequence MGCLVSTPKDTVGNRRRPANIGEVSVYVPGLRIPKPVDFSQSLGDHLSKSLVERISALRTRIVVMAGQEGPTITRTRRKTATQHGGSTLADLQQALEDYLPVLLGLMKDGSQLQHKVQFVWVNQEDDAEETAMSNAWYEVLSILHLMAMLSFLQANLLLLPRTSADGYQPKVTEESRRASIDIFIKAAGYLDCAVRHVHPQLPTELKRNLPVDLAEGVLRALCLQALGQGVDIQLGMAIDSTKATLAVKRRLACEMVKYWQQAQDNIMNLPLLNGWGEKHRLFVKWKYVEAKAAAYYYHGLILDEGNTEKFHGMAVAALQAADEYFKESKKACDAFHAAPPLSRNPPLWGTMKYLSEKIPKDTSSKVRINRDLYSHEKIMETAPTLPDFALALKPDEYQLPPVDPSWNMEHMNKGQTGSNQLRNDRR is encoded by the exons ATGGGATGCCTGGTGTCAACACCGAAAGATACAGTAGGAAATAGGAGGAGGCCGGCAAATATTGGGGAAGTTTCTGTCTATGTTCCTGGTTTGCGAATCCCTAAACCTGTTGATTTCTCTCAGTCACTCGGTGATCACTTATCCAAGAGTTTAGTAGAACGCATATCTGCTTTAAGAACTCGTATAGTTGTAATGGCTGGCCAAGAAGGTCCTACAATTACAAGAACAAGGAGAAAAACTGCTACCCAACATG GTGGTTCAACATTAGCTGATCTTCAGCAGGCTCTTGAGGACTACTTGCCTGTCCTTTTGGGATTAATGAAAGATG GAAGCCAGCTACAACACAAGGTACAATTTGTGTGGGTAAATCAAGAGGATGATGCAGAG GAAACAGCTATGTCTAATGCATGGTACGAGGTGCTGTCCATCTTGCACTTAATGGCAATGCTATCGTTCTTACAAGCTAATTTGTTACTTCTTCCAAGAACATCTGCTGATGGTTATCAGCCAAAAGTAACAGAAg AGAGTAGACGAGCTTCAATTGATATTTTCATAAAGGCAGCAGGATATCTTGATTGTGCTGTCCGACATGTTCACCCACAGTTGCCTACTGAGCTCAA GAGAAACCTGCCAGTCGACCTAGCAGAAGGAGTTCTTCGGGCACTTTGCCTACAAGCATTAGGACAG GGTGTTGATATTCAACTTGGGATGGCAATTGATAGCACAAAAGCTACTCTTGCAGTGAAGCGAAGGCTTGCATGTGAAATGGTGAAGTATTGGCAGCAG GCTCAAGATAACATTATGAACCTTCCATTATTAAATGGTTGGGGTGAAAAGCATCGGCTCTTTGTGAAGTGGAAATATGTTGAGGCAAAG GCTGCTGCATATTATTATCATGGTTTGATCCTTGACGAGGGTAACACCGAAAAATTTCATGGGATGGCTGTAGCTGCTTTGCAAGCAGCAGATGAGTATTTTAAAGAAAGTAAGAAAGCATGTGACGCATTTCATGCTGCTCCTCCTTTGTCGAG AAATCCACCGCTCTGGGGAACCATGAAATATCTGTctgaaaaaattccaaaagatACTTCGAGCAAAGTGCGGATAAACCGTGACCTCTACTCACACGAAAA AATCATGGAGACAGCACCAACATTGCCTGACTTTGCTTTGGCCCTGAAACCGGATGAATACCAACTTCCTCCGGTGGACCCGTCCTGGAACATGGAGCACATGAATAAGGGACAGACTGGTTCCAACCAGCTCAGGAATGACAGAAGATAG
- the LOC18776548 gene encoding CDT1-like protein a, chloroplastic — translation MSPARVKNPRILENKIECQTPEKINEPLNTKYHEGYRIMADFFDHMNCSLRLLRLRKRSPTFQNISTQVEVLAKRKFLYKHLAQMKFILPEAIKIDRILVQDNKTPCMKTDMNITLLFDIVEGHGEVSDFIAVRQVFASRLINFFAMHPEACDVPEAILPEPFSQRREIPVLEKLPINSSMEFKATSNETKLFLEKVHPYPYVSRHFSRNAVVAEAEKAQLLASPVPLPSSGGMNNQGIKNEQKKEFPVLSSKPDSITELDIKKGQQNKPCSKFSIINHSVQLNHPQRSSASSVSESPLVKLTSSADSIMTETPTPLTPRRSMPSCDAKHVTMNSQSASCHKPAKRILDFSHLEGDKISLDCTADESDCYKVVNKNIPKTKEGLFEDGNVTCSLATLEVEQILGCGNEDLEKSQKSALLCQQMSACLADLVTIIHSIFKSLNWSPITKEELVHKIIMNNFDVVERREVEEQIDLLERHVPDWIHRKSSGGDTMYNIKKVPNLNLVLSKLKANMII, via the exons ATGTCTCCTGCTCGAGTGAAAAACCCAAGAATTCTTGAGAATAAGATTGAATGTCAGACACCGGAGAAGATAAACGAGCCTTTAAACACCAAATACCACGAGGG ATATAGGATTATGGCAGACTTCTTTGACCATATGAATTGTTCCTTGAGGTTGCTTCGTCTGCGTAAAAGGTCACCtacttttcaaaatatttctaCTCAGGTGGAAGTCCTAGCGAAGCG aaAGTTCTTGTACAAGCATCTTGCTCaaatgaaatttatacttCCTGAAGCTATAAAGATAGATAGAATTTTGGTGCAGGACAATAAAACTCCATGCATGAAGACAGATATGAATATCACCTTGCTATTTGATATTGTGGAAGGTCACGGTGAAGTATCTGACTTTATAGCTGTGCGCCAAGTTTTTGCTTCTAGGCTCATTAATTTCTTTGCCATGCATCCTGAG GCTTGTGATGTTCCAGAGGCCATATTGCCGGAGCCTTTTAGCCAAAGAAGAGAGATACCTGTCCTGGAGAAATTACCTATCAATTCTTCAATGGAATTTAAAGCAACTTCAAATGAAACTAAGctgtttttagaaaaagttCATCCATATCCATATGTGAGCAGACACTTCTCTCGTAATGCTGTTGTTGCTGAAGCAGAAAAGGCCCAACTCTTAGCATCTCCAGTCCCCTTGCCATCTTCTGGCGGTATGAATAACCAAGGTATTAAGAATGAGCAGAAGAAAGAATTTCCAGTTCTGTCTTCCAAACCTGATAGTATAACTGAGCTAGATATCAAAAAGGGGCAGCAGAACAAACCATGTTCCAAGTTCAGTATTATCAACCACTCAGTGCAGCTGAACCACCCTCAACGCTCTAGTGCTTCCAGTGTATCAGAAAGCCCTCTTGTAAAGCTCACCTCATCTGCTGATAGTATCATGACAGAAACACCTACACCCTTGACACCAAGGAGATCAATGCCCAGTTGTGACGCCAAGCATGTGACCATGAACAGCCAATCAGCATCATGTCATAAGCCTGCAAAAAGAATTCTAGACTTCTCACACTTGGAAGGTGATAAAATTTCATTGGACTGCACTGCAGATGAGTCGGACTGCTACaaagttgtaaacaaaaacATCCCTAAAACTAAAGAAGGACTTTTTGAGGATGGAAATGTTACTTGTTCTCTGGCAACACTGGAG GTTGAGCAGATCCTTGGTTGCGGTAATGAGGATCTCGAGAAGAGCCAAAAAAGTGCATTGCTGTGCCAGCAGATGTCTGCTTGCCTGGCTGACTTGGTTACTATAATCCACAGTATATTCAAGTCTCTTAACTGGTCTCCGATCACAAAAGAGGAGCTTGTGCACAAGATAATTATGAATAACTTTGATGTTGTTGAAAGAA GAGAAGTTGAAGAACAGATTGATCTTCTTGAAAGGCATGTTCCAGATTGGATACACAGGAAGTCTTCTGGTGGCGATACTATGTACaa CATCAAGAAAGTGCCAAACTTGAACTTAGTTCTATCCAAGCTTAAGGCGAACATGATAATTTAG
- the LOC18776663 gene encoding putative GEM-like protein 8, whose amino-acid sequence MEMKHHFADEYVANPYMNSYGTTPETDRQQQHSLSEPISLCHSPSSSDCSSSFKTNEEGDSGKGLNTKFGKKSSSFAYRIREHVKLGPKLSETVKGKLSLGARIIQKGGRRNIFKQIFGVNEGEELLKASQCYLSTTAGPIPGLLFISTQKLAFCSERSISVPCAAAATATGQVVRTPYKVQIPIRKIKRANQTENVNKPQQKYIEIVTEDDFEFWFMGFLRYEKAFRNLEKAISITNQN is encoded by the exons ATGGAAATGAAACACCATTTTGCAGATGAATATGTTGCAAATCCGTATATGAACTCGTATGGCACAACACCAGAGACAGACAGGCAGCAGCAGCACTCTCTATCTGAACCTATCAGCTTATGCCACAGTCCATCTTCTTCAGATTGCTCTTCCTCCTTCAAAACCA atgaaGAAGGTGATTCAGGGAAAGGCCTCAACACCAAATTTGGGAAGAAAAGTAGCAGTTTCGCATACAGGATACGCGAGCACG TGAAACTTGGGCCCAAGCTGTCTGAAACTGTCAAGGGGAAGTTGAGTTTGGGGGCAAGAATTATTCAAAAGGGTGGAAGGAGGAATATATTTAAACAGATATTTGGTGTAAATGAAGGAGAGGAGCTGTTGAAGGCCTCCCAGTGCTACTTATCAACCACGGCGGGTCCTATTCCTGGCCTGCTTTTTATTTCCACTCAAAAGCTTGCTTTTTGCAGTGAAAGATCCATCTCTGTCCCTTGTGCTGCAGCTGCAACTGCAACTGGGCAAGTCGTTCGAACGCCGTACAAG GTTCAGATACCAATAAGGAAGATCAAAAGAGCTAACCAAACCGAGAATGTGAACAAACCACAACAGAAGTACATAGAAATAGTTACCGAGGATGATTTCGAGTTCTGGTTTATGGGATTCTTACGCTATGAAAAAGCTTTCAGAAATCTTGAAAAGGCCATTTCCATTACCAACCAAAACTag
- the LOC18777866 gene encoding basic transcription factor 3 isoform X2 yields the protein MNREKLMKMAGAVRTGGKGSMRRKKKAVHKTTTTDDKRLQSTLKRIGVNAIPAIEEVNIFKDDVVIQFINPKVQASIAANTWVVSGSPQTKKLQDILPSIISHLGPDNLDNLKKLAEQFQKQAPGGGGGGGTTAQEDDDDDVPELVAGETFEAAAEEKDKEEEKQAS from the exons ATGAATCGGGAGAAACTTATGAAGATGGCCGGTGCAGTTCGCACTGGTGGAAAGGGTAGCATGAGGAG AAAGAAGAAGGCTGTTCACAAGACAACTACCACTGACGATAAAAGGCTTCAGAGCACCCTTAAGAGAATAGGGGTGAATGCTATTCCTGCAATCGAGGAAGTTAACATATTTAAGGATGATGTTGTCATCCAGTTCATAAACCCCAAAG TTCAAGCTTCCATTGCTGCCAATACTTGGGTTGTTAGCGGTTCTCCTCAGACAAAGA AGTTGCAAGATATTCTTCCCAGTATTATCAGCCACTTGG gGCCAGATAACTTGGACAATTTGAAGAAACTGGCAGAGCAGTTCCAGAAGCAAGCacctggtggtggtggtggtggtggaacCACTGCACAAGAGGATGATGACGACGACGTCCCTGAGCTTGTTGCTGGTGAGACCTTTGAAGCCGCTGCAGAGGAGAAGGacaaggaggaggagaagcaaGCTTCTTAG
- the LOC18776037 gene encoding coiled-coil domain-containing protein 12, with the protein MAAEEDSIEQVVAARQERLRALKAAQELLNTPDEDSSLVDSNADEDNETSEETMKFRNYVPHDKKLQEGKLVPPVLPKFEDPVAAVPSPSEKKEDPFVNIAPKKPNWELRRDVQKKLDKLERRTQKAMCKLMEEQEKQKQLDEDGRNGAED; encoded by the exons ATGGCCGCTGAAGAGGACTCCATTGAACAAGTAGTTGCAGCACGTCAAGAGAGGCTAAGAGCTCTTAAAGCTGCGCAAGAACTCTTAAACACTCCAGATGAGGATTCCTCTCTGGTTGACTCTAATGCTGACGAAGACAATGAAACTAGCGAAGAAAC caTGAAATTCCGAAATTATGTTCCTCATGATAAGAAGCTTCAGGAGGGAAAGCTTGTTCCACCAGTCCTACCAAAGTTTGAAGACCCTGTTGCAGCAGTACCTTCTCCCTCAGAGAAGAAAGAG GACCCGTTTGTGAATATTGCTCCTAAAAAACCAAACTGGGAACTTCGCAGGGATGTGCAGAAGAAGCTTGATAAGCTTGAAAGGCGAACCCAAAAGGCAATGTGTAAACTTATGG AGGAACAAGAGAAGCAAAAGCAATTGGATGAAGATGGCAGAAATGGTGCAGAAGACTAG